A stretch of the Notolabrus celidotus isolate fNotCel1 chromosome 3, fNotCel1.pri, whole genome shotgun sequence genome encodes the following:
- the LOC117810921 gene encoding coiled-coil domain-containing protein 81-like isoform X3, which produces MTLQKGVHLAGLGTFTFSQQRLDIGNRFTMIQRPIFLLSGKLAQSLGLKQVRPLAAATHLPVVQLNYAAVSQESPFSRDVVEGCVRETLLLLCRALASEQHALLTFQGIGVLSFKNNKVRMKFNRDFINAMDGTGRLLLAFNKRPGSSVSLLSSGPASRLQRPQTANPVTLPSICSPCPDNKAGDKDAWCSSPALHQRNAGEVPQQRESKSHQPLQPAKMKAVRLSEEPDPKPPTEAAEKPTAFISPLEGAPKLQEPLLNVACSGHTRAGQELCYLCMQRAQRNVPVYLRKQQEAEERAQEKLLLLEEQQRDRRFMEEEQRKLDEQREHAKQVATFNLQVNKERKEQSLLPVCPTSFIFPTRPLTATRRIQQHHYMSDLQSQIQSRRQHEAQDQHSRLLMERLDQVQLVQELALQKAQQLQQKHQRTTCYKRALDTQVGDKKSSDPPQCQVDGSGFPRCEMAASNMENRERAQKVFQDNFSTATQKKTDAQHQHQEQLEEEKEMLQHNRMEFILGRINRSEQQRDVSRSLEDDWSRCVRLKHDREEEEKRFLRSAGELLVDKLSEFRRCCQCKRRTTNCGESNIWKDSRYLSGSQFMI; this is translated from the exons CCACACACCTTCCCGTGGTGCAGCTGAACTATGCAGCCGTGTCTCAGGAGAGCCCTTTCAGCCGAGACGTGGTGGAGGGCTGCGTCAGAGAgactctgctgctcctctgcagagctctggCCTCTGAACAACATGCCCTCCTCACCTTTCAGGGGATCGGGgttctgtcctttaagaacaACAAG GTGCGGATGAAGTTCAACAGAGATTTTATTAACGCCATGGACGGGACAGGTCGGCTGCTGTTAGCCTTCAACAAA AGACCTGGGAGCAGCGTGTCTTTGCTGTCCAGTGGACCGGCATCCAGGCTTCAGCGGCCACAGACTGCTAACCCCGTCACCCTACCAAGTATCTGCTCTCCCTGTCCAGACAACAAAGCCGGTGACAAAGACGCATGGTGCTCGTCACCAGCTCTCCACCAAAGGAATGCAGGAG AAGTTCCCCAACAAAGAGAATCCAAGTCCCATCAGCCACTGCAGCCCGCCAAGATGAAAGCTGTCCGCCTGTCTGAAGAACCGGACCCAAAACCCCCAACAGAGGCTGCAGAAAA ACCCACCGCCTTCATCTCCCCACTAGAGGGCGCCCCAAAACTGCAGGAACCTCTTCTGAATGTGGCCTGCTCAGGTCACACCCGGGCtggacag GAGCTGTGCTACCTGTGCATGCAGCGAGCTCAGAGGAACGTTCCTGTGTACCTGAGGAAGCAGCAGGAGGCCGAGGAGAGAGCTCAGGAGAAACTCTTACTGTtggaagagcagcagagagaccgACGCTTCATGGAGGAAGAACAG agAAAGCTGGACGAGCAGAGAGAGCACGCCAAACAGGTGGCGACGTTCAACCTGCAGGTgaataaagagaggaaagaacagAGTCTGCTCCCCGTCTGTCCT ACCTCGTTCATCTTCCCGACTCGGCCCCTGACGGCAACCCGGAGGATCCAGCAGCACCACTACATGAGCGACCTGCAGAGCCAGATACAGAGCCGCCGACAACACGAGGCGCAAGACCAGCACAGCCGTCTCCTCATGGAGCGTCTAGACCAGGTCCAGCTGGTCCAGGA ATTAGCTCTGCAGAAAGctcagcagctccagcagaAACATCAGAGAACCACATGTTACAAGAGAGCGCTGGACACTCAG GTGGGAGATAAGAAGAGCAGCGACCCTCCTCAGTGCCAAGTTGACGGCTCAGGGTTCCCTCGCTGTGAGATGGCAGCCAGCAACATGGAGAACCGAGAGAGAGCGCAGAAG GTGTTTCAGGATAACTTCAGCACCGCCACACAGAAGAAGACCGACGCACAGCACCAACACcaagagcagctggaggaggagaaggaaatgctccaacacaacaggatgga GTTCATTTTGGGTCGTATTAACCGCTCTGAGCAGCAGCGGGACGTCAGCAGGTCGCTGGAGGACGACTGGAGTCGCTGTGTGAGGCTGAAACacgacagagaggaggaggagaagcgcTTCCTGAG GTCTGCTGGAGAGCTGCTGGTGGATAAGCTGTCCGAGTTCAGGCGCTGCTGTCAGTGTAAGAGGAGGACGACTAACTGTGGAGAGAGCAACATCTGGAAAGACTCTCGTTACCTCTCCGGCTCTCAGTTCATGATCTGA